The DNA window CCGCAGTTGAAGGCGCCGCCGAGGACATAGGTCTGCGGCCCGCCGACGGCCTCCATGGAGCCCCAGAAGTCGGTGGTGGTCGCCTGGTACGCCACGTCCTTGAGCTGCCCGGCCAGCCGGCCGTTGGCGATCCGGTAGAACCGCTGCCCGGTGAACTGGAAGTTGTAGCGCTGCATGTCGATGGACCAGGAGCGGTCGCCGACGATGTAGATGCCGTCCTCCACGCCCGCGATCAGCCCCTCGGTGTCCGGCCCGCCGTCGGCCGGTCGGAGCGACACATTGGCCATCCGCTGCACCGGGACATGCGACGGCGAGTCGGCGAAGGCGCAGCCGTTGGACCGGCCCAGGCCCTTGAGGCGGGCGATCCGCCGGTCCAGCTGGTAGCCGACCAGTACGCCGTCCCGGATCAGGTCCCACGACCGGGTCTGCACGCCCTCGTCGTCCCAGCCGACGGTGGCCAGCCCGTGCTCGGCGGTGCGGTCACCGGTCACCTGCATGATGTCGGAGCCGTACCGCAGGGTGTCCAGCTTGTCGAAGGTGGCGAAGGAGGTGCCCGCGTACGCCGCCTCGTAGCCCAGCGCCCGGTCCAGCTCGGTGGCGTGGCCGATCGACTCATGGATGGTGAGCCAGAGGTTGGACGGGTCGACCACCAGGTCGTAGCGGCCGGGCCGCACGCTCGGCGCCTTCATCTTCTCGGCCAGCAGCTCGGGGATCTCGGCCAGCTCCCGGTCCCAGTCCCAGCCGGTGCCGCGCAGATACTCCCAGCCGCGCCCGGCGGGCGGGGCGATGGAGCGCATCGAGTCGAAGGCACCGGTGCGCTCGTCCACCGCGACGGCCTCGATCACCGGGTGCAGCCGGATGCGCTGCTGGGTGGTGACCGTACCGGCGGTGTCGGCGTAGAACTTGTTCTCCTGCACGGTCAGCAGCGACGCGTCCACATGGGAGACCCCGTCGGCGTCCAGCAGCCGGCGGCTCCAGTCCGTCAGCAGCGCGGTCTTCTCCGCGTCCGGCACCTCGAAGGGGTTGACGTCGTACGCGGAGACCCACACCGCGTCCGGATAGACCGGCTCGTCGGCCAGCTCCACCGGGTCGCCGCTGCCCGCCGCCGCACCCACCCGGGCCGACAGCCGGGCCACCGCCACCGCCTGCTCCGCCACCCGGGCGGCGGCCTCCGGCGTCAGATCCACCCCGGCTGCGAACCCCCAGCTGCCCTCCAGCACCACCCGTACGGCGAAGCCCAGTTGCACACTGTCGGACGACCCCGCGGGCCGGGCGTCGCGCAGCCGCCAGGAGGCGTTGCGGATCCGCTCCAGCCGGAAGTCCGCATGTGCCGCGCCCAAGGCGCGGGCTCTGCTCAGGGCGGCGTCCGCGAGGCCGCGCAGCGGCAGGGCG is part of the Peterkaempfera bronchialis genome and encodes:
- a CDS encoding TldD/PmbA family protein, with the protein product MPETPTTARARAVDPLFLALPLRGLADAALSRARALGAAHADFRLERIRNASWRLRDARPAGSSDSVQLGFAVRVVLEGSWGFAAGVDLTPEAAARVAEQAVAVARLSARVGAAAGSGDPVELADEPVYPDAVWVSAYDVNPFEVPDAEKTALLTDWSRRLLDADGVSHVDASLLTVQENKFYADTAGTVTTQQRIRLHPVIEAVAVDERTGAFDSMRSIAPPAGRGWEYLRGTGWDWDRELAEIPELLAEKMKAPSVRPGRYDLVVDPSNLWLTIHESIGHATELDRALGYEAAYAGTSFATFDKLDTLRYGSDIMQVTGDRTAEHGLATVGWDDEGVQTRSWDLIRDGVLVGYQLDRRIARLKGLGRSNGCAFADSPSHVPVQRMANVSLRPADGGPDTEGLIAGVEDGIYIVGDRSWSIDMQRYNFQFTGQRFYRIANGRLAGQLKDVAYQATTTDFWGSMEAVGGPQTYVLGGAFNCGKAQPGQTAAVSHGCPSALFRDVNVLNTQQEAGR